A region of Leptospiraceae bacterium DNA encodes the following proteins:
- a CDS encoding CDP-alcohol phosphatidyltransferase family protein — translation METGKLTEELRTERVFTIPNMITSLRIFVLPFFIYYAIRYVKFPSDRTNVYGLVSTIFIAIVSDFLDGKVARFLKQESIIGKYLDPVCDKIVSISGLIVLVLYYEMPLWILIIYFVREILGVWLGTFLFFKRGIQGSPNIWGKLGVALTAITVLWYVFMPGISLYMKEDNIIKHPEYAAYTMILVLFLGAFQYSYTYWNIVFHPEKEKKK, via the coding sequence ATGGAGACTGGAAAATTAACAGAAGAATTGCGTACGGAAAGGGTGTTTACAATTCCCAATATGATTACCTCTTTGAGAATTTTTGTTTTACCTTTCTTCATTTATTATGCAATTCGTTATGTGAAGTTTCCAAGCGATAGAACAAATGTATATGGACTTGTAAGTACTATTTTTATTGCGATTGTTAGCGATTTTTTGGATGGAAAAGTAGCTCGTTTTTTAAAACAGGAAAGTATTATTGGGAAATACCTCGATCCGGTTTGTGATAAGATAGTGAGTATAAGCGGGCTTATTGTCCTGGTTCTGTACTATGAAATGCCTCTCTGGATTTTAATTATATACTTTGTGCGTGAGATTCTGGGTGTTTGGCTCGGAACCTTCCTTTTTTTTAAAAGGGGAATACAGGGGAGTCCTAATATCTGGGGAAAATTAGGAGTTGCTTTGACTGCCATTACGGTTCTCTGGTATGTTTTCATGCCGGGAATCTCTCTATATATGAAAGAAGATAATATCATCAAACATCCGGAATATGCAGCCTATACAATGATCCTGGTGCTTTTTCTGGGTGCGTTTCAATACTCTTATACATATTGGAACATTGTTTTTCATCCGGAAAAAGAGAAAAAAAAGTAA
- a CDS encoding tetratricopeptide repeat protein: MNEIEEAKESADQEFNKIKNLAKEAYKYIEIKRFNEAKTKFEELLKIDPENTYGLVGMGDLLYKTRQYEDAIIYYKKCLESDASNKFSIMGLMNCYRDMKQLNMVINIAEEYRHITMSDASILSRVADAHRKLKNFKESEIYYMSALQINPNDQYVIVGIGHLYFACQRYLDAIHWWEKLVNIQPNNIKILTEIGNSYRKIKDYDRAIEFYEKAESLESNNFFALYGLAECYRGKKMFDKAIEFWEKILKFDPNNKLIINRYADSLRGMGEFEKALECFNRNKEDYYALLGKASTLKLMGEFANSEEIYQQLIGKDAKDSRPVIELSDLWYHNMGKKEDAINILQEFLRSNPSSTDVDIKLLQFINEES, from the coding sequence ATGAATGAAATAGAAGAAGCCAAAGAAAGTGCAGATCAGGAATTTAACAAGATAAAAAACCTTGCGAAAGAAGCCTATAAATACATTGAGATTAAAAGGTTTAATGAAGCCAAAACCAAGTTTGAAGAGCTTCTAAAAATTGATCCCGAAAATACCTACGGTCTTGTTGGAATGGGTGATCTTTTGTATAAAACCAGGCAATATGAAGATGCGATAATTTATTATAAGAAATGCCTTGAAAGCGATGCTTCCAATAAATTTTCTATCATGGGTTTAATGAATTGTTACCGTGATATGAAACAACTTAATATGGTTATCAATATCGCTGAAGAATACAGACATATCACAATGTCAGATGCTTCCATTTTAAGCCGAGTAGCTGATGCGCATAGAAAACTGAAGAATTTTAAAGAATCAGAAATCTACTATATGTCAGCACTACAGATCAATCCCAACGACCAATATGTAATCGTTGGAATCGGTCATCTATATTTTGCCTGCCAGCGTTATCTGGATGCCATCCACTGGTGGGAAAAACTTGTAAATATACAACCCAATAATATTAAGATCCTCACCGAAATAGGGAATAGCTATCGTAAAATTAAAGACTATGACCGAGCAATTGAATTCTACGAAAAAGCAGAAAGCCTCGAATCCAATAACTTTTTTGCCCTATATGGTCTAGCCGAATGCTATAGGGGAAAGAAAATGTTTGATAAGGCGATAGAATTTTGGGAAAAAATTCTTAAATTTGATCCAAACAACAAACTTATCATAAACCGATACGCAGATAGTTTAAGAGGTATGGGAGAATTTGAAAAAGCACTCGAATGTTTTAATAGAAACAAAGAAGACTACTATGCTCTTCTCGGTAAAGCTTCCACTCTCAAATTAATGGGGGAATTTGCTAACTCAGAAGAGATTTATCAACAACTCATCGGGAAAGACGCGAAGGATTCGAGACCGGTTATCGAATTATCCGATTTATGGTATCATAATATGGGAAAAAAAGAAGACGCTATCAACATCCTTCAAGAGTTCTTGAGAAGCAACCCATCCAGCACCGATGTAGACATCAAGCTCTTACAGTTTATAAACGAGGAAAGTTAG